From Vidua macroura isolate BioBank_ID:100142 chromosome 8, ASM2450914v1, whole genome shotgun sequence, one genomic window encodes:
- the LOC128810791 gene encoding protein NDNF-like: MSWFWFYLPLHLLMATCLCHSIKAPTTSSQQSSKSNLFNFYHSLILADGKETTIHLLKDIPKRYHFVLEEGRALAPFSVTVTPCDVPIEWSIFVYKSPPGKATPGDHDTQEVSKSHRTSSMVTTIFNYKGNSVETYMGMSSHSALYLLEFLSTERDTHITVYLTTDTTSGYLYPELPVDPRIDVIGIGHTTVTLAWKHSPSVLQHRESIQYCLLVNEKHNYKSLCAAETAIRSSGMKLPPTLALSLSPYLLEPQQVMILSNSELSIINKVSSGEVRQVCMGTKNTYTVANLSPSTQYYFDVFIVNLLTNASAAYTGTFARTLEEPEPKVTELKDGKVIHVVLDGKKQKFYSLQYQAKHKKIHFTFQLCRGQIRVHITRNGKTVASENLTGLRYFSLKGKLLDTYLVQLRSTEESNSSVKVQASPHFHKPLFPLLPESLKIKSFSKLRTCRSVTIAWLGTQEESKYCVYRKRIEEDQIWRELQSADRCSGPESRHKSEKVLCKYFYDLNLQRAVTTETIKGLEAGTLYLFDVYLFGPSGIPVRYHSKVVKTRKKC, from the exons ATGTCCTGGTTCTGGTTTTATCTTCCTCTCCATCTTCTCATGGCAACTTGTTTGTGCCATTCCATAAAGGCACCCACCACCAGCTCCCAACAGAGCTCCAAGAGCAATCTCTTCAATTTCTACCACTCCCTGATACTTGCAGATGGTAAGGAAACTACAATTCACCTGCTGAAGGATATACCCAAAAG GTACCACTTTGTTTTGGAAGAGGGCAGGGCCCTTGCCCCTTTCTCGGTAACAGTGACTCCCTGTGATGTTCCCATTGAGTGGAGCATATTTGTGTACAAGTCTCCACCAGGAAAAGCAACACCAG GTGACCATGATACACAAGAGGTGTCCAAATCTCACAGGACTTCAAGCATGGTGACCACTATCTTCAACTACAAAGGAAATTCTGTAGAGACTTACATGGGAATGTCTTCCCATTCTGCCCTTTACCTGCTCGAGTTCTTATCCACCGAGAGGGACACGCACATTACCGTGTACTTAACAACTGACACCACGTCTGGGTACCTCTACCCAGAGCTTCCAGTGGATCCACGCATAGATGTGATTGGCATCGGCCACACAACGGTGACTCTGGCCTGGAAACACAGCCCTtctgtcctgcagcacagggaaagcATCCAGTACTGTCTCCTAGTTAATGAAAAGCACAACTACAAGAGCTTGTGTGCTGCTGAGACGGCCATCAGATCCTCTGGAATGAAGCTGCCACCCACCTTagctctgtccctctctccGTACCTTCTGGAGCCGCAGCAGGTGATGATATTGTCCAACAGCGAACTGAGCATCATCAACAAAGTGAGCAGTGGGGAAGTCAGGCAGGTGTGCATGGGCACCAAGAACACCTACACAGTGGCCAATCTCAGCCCCAGCACTCAGTACTACTTTGATGTTTTTATTGTCAATCTCCTCACAAACGCCAGCGCCGCATACACCGGGACATTCGCCAGGACCCTGGAAGAACCTGAGCCCAAGGTGACAGAGCTGAAAGATGGCAAAGTGATTCATGTGGTCCTGGatgggaaaaagcagaaattctaCAGTCTGCAGTACCAGGCGAAGCACAAGAAAATCCACTTCACCTTTCAGTTGTGCCGGGGCCAAATACGGGTTCACATAACAAGAAATGGCAAAACAGTGGCGTCAGAAAATCTCACTGGGCTGAGGTATTTCTCCCTGAAGGGAAAGCTGCTGGACACCTATTTGGTGCAGCTGAGGTCCACAGAGGAATCTAACTCTTCTGTGAAGGTACAGGCATCCCCCCATTTCCACAAGCCCTTATTCCCACTTCTTCCAGAGAGCTTAAAAATCAAATCCTTCAGTAAACTGAGAACGTGCAGGTCTGTGACCATTGCCTGGCTGGGAACACAAGAGGAGAGCAAGTACTGTGTGTACAGAAAAAGGATTGAGGAGGATCAGATctggagggagctgcagagtgCAGACAGGTGCTCTGGGCCTGAATCTCGGCACAAATCAGAGAAAGTGCTGTGCAAGTACTTCTATGATCTAAACCTCCAGCGAGCCGTCACCACAGAGACCATCaaagggctggaggcagggacACTCTACTTGTTTGATGTTTATCTCTTTGGGCCGTCTGGCATCCCTGTCAGATATCACAGCAAAGTTGTGAAGACCAGGAAAAAATGTTGA